In one window of Pseudoalteromonas sp. GCY DNA:
- a CDS encoding GmrSD restriction endonuclease domain-containing protein, with protein MKDYMNQLDQETRKVDFDSFDISVKELISMANESIINIAPEYQRQFRWPEDNQSKLVESVLLGIPIPNLFMAANRDGSWELIDGVQRLNSLIHFCGTPEQIERFGLDKPLKLKGLDILSEFNGATFNDLPHSLRLKFSLRPLKVTTLSDKSDLKVRFDLFERLNTGGIKLTPQEIRACVFRGQFNDFIIELAKNDDFNKVVNVSSTKAKDGTREELVLKFLAYKTKRDDFKHSVEIFLNDFMADASIHFNYKKYRELFEKTFESLRAVLPNGIKRGNKGSTPQVLFEAIAIGAADAIEEGVDISGSNVANWIDDEELRRLTTGATNSGPRLRERVEYCRVRFVDNV; from the coding sequence ATGAAAGATTATATGAATCAACTCGATCAAGAGACTAGGAAAGTAGATTTTGATTCATTTGATATATCTGTTAAAGAGTTGATTTCTATGGCGAATGAATCAATTATCAACATTGCTCCTGAGTACCAAAGGCAATTTCGTTGGCCTGAAGATAACCAGTCTAAACTTGTAGAATCTGTTTTATTGGGAATACCTATTCCTAACTTGTTCATGGCTGCAAATAGAGATGGATCTTGGGAGTTAATAGATGGCGTACAAAGGCTTAACTCATTGATTCATTTTTGTGGGACCCCAGAGCAAATAGAACGTTTTGGACTGGATAAGCCTCTTAAACTTAAGGGGCTAGATATCCTGTCTGAGTTCAATGGAGCAACGTTTAATGATCTGCCTCATTCACTTCGTTTGAAGTTCAGTTTACGTCCGCTTAAGGTAACAACACTAAGCGATAAAAGTGATCTAAAAGTACGATTCGACCTCTTTGAGAGATTGAATACTGGTGGAATCAAATTAACTCCTCAAGAAATTCGAGCTTGTGTATTTAGAGGGCAATTTAATGATTTTATCATTGAACTTGCAAAAAATGATGACTTCAACAAAGTTGTTAATGTGTCATCAACTAAAGCGAAAGACGGTACCAGAGAAGAGCTTGTTTTGAAGTTTTTGGCCTACAAAACAAAACGTGATGATTTCAAACACAGTGTAGAGATATTTCTAAATGACTTTATGGCCGATGCATCGATACATTTTAACTATAAGAAGTATAGAGAGCTGTTTGAAAAAACATTTGAATCACTAAGAGCTGTCTTACCTAATGGAATTAAACGCGGCAATAAAGGAAGTACACCACAAGTGCTTTTTGAAGCCATTGCTATTGGAGCTGCCGATGCAATTGAAGAAGGAGTTGATATTAGCGGATCAAATGTAGCCAATTGGATTGATGATGAAGAGTTACGCCGCTTGACAACAGGAGCCACAAACTCAGGGCCTCGCTTACGCGAAAGAGTCGAGTATTGTCGAGTTAGGTTTGTAGATAATGTTTAA
- a CDS encoding IS3 family transposase (programmed frameshift) — MTKLKRATYSAAIKLETAQLVVDQGYTQEDAAKAMGVGKSTVSKWVTQLKQERNGQSPLASPMTPEQIEIRELKKQIQRIELEKDIFKKGYRSLDVRLPEQFSLIEKLNQRERYPISVLCSVFNVHRSSYKYWAIRDTTPTPEQIRLEAEVKAIHAMSGGSAGARTIAAIATNNDFELSRYRAAKLMVKLKLESCQVPQHQYKRGGNEHLEIPNLLDRQFDVVEPNTVWCGDVTYIWTGNRWAYLAVVVDLFARKVVGWAMSLSPDTNLTLKALELAYESRGKPSGLMFHSDQGSHYTSLKYRQRLWRYKITQSMSRRGNCWDNAPMERFFRSFKTEWMPKVGYENFKDAKYGVSDYINGYYNNVRPHHYNAGLAPNESEVRYQDSKTVAKIS; from the exons ATGACGAAATTAAAACGCGCAACGTATTCTGCTGCAATCAAATTAGAAACAGCTCAGCTTGTAGTTGATCAAGGCTACACGCAAGAAGATGCAGCCAAAGCTATGGGGGTTGGTAAATCAACTGTAAGTAAGTGGGTAACTCAATTAAAGCAAGAACGGAATGGCCAGTCCCCATTAGCTTCACCAATGACACCCGAACAAATTGAAATCCGCGAACTTAAAAAGCAAATCCAACGTATTGAATTAGAAAAGGATATAT TTAAAAAAGGCTACCGCTCTCTTGATGTCAGACTCCCTGAACAATTCTCGTTAATTGAGAAATTAAATCAACGAGAGCGTTACCCAATTAGCGTGTTGTGTAGCGTATTCAATGTGCATCGCAGCAGCTATAAATATTGGGCCATACGGGATACAACGCCAACACCAGAGCAAATAAGGCTAGAAGCTGAAGTTAAAGCCATACATGCAATGAGCGGCGGTTCAGCTGGGGCACGGACAATCGCAGCAATCGCAACGAATAACGATTTTGAATTAAGCCGTTATCGCGCCGCTAAGCTAATGGTTAAACTAAAACTAGAGAGCTGCCAAGTACCACAACATCAATATAAAAGGGGTGGTAATGAGCATCTTGAAATCCCAAATTTGCTAGATAGGCAGTTTGATGTTGTTGAGCCGAATACGGTGTGGTGCGGTGATGTGACGTATATTTGGACAGGCAATCGCTGGGCCTATTTAGCGGTCGTTGTTGATTTATTTGCACGTAAAGTCGTTGGTTGGGCAATGTCGTTGTCGCCAGATACTAACTTAACGCTAAAAGCGCTTGAACTCGCGTATGAAAGCAGAGGTAAACCAAGTGGATTGATGTTTCACTCAGACCAAGGAAGCCATTATACAAGCTTGAAGTACCGCCAACGTTTATGGCGCTATAAAATTACACAAAGTATGAGCAGGCGCGGAAATTGTTGGGATAATGCGCCAATGGAGCGATTTTTTAGAAGCTTTAAAACGGAGTGGATGCCAAAGGTTGGATACGAAAACTTTAAAGATGCTAAATATGGTGTGAGTGATTATATCAACGGATATTATAACAACGTTAGGCCTCATCATTATAATGCTGGTTTAGCGCCAAATGAATCTGAGGTTAGATACCAAGATTCTAAAACTGTGGCCAAAATTAGTTGA